In Paraburkholderia bryophila, a single genomic region encodes these proteins:
- a CDS encoding PqiC family protein → MMLDRLPRSTRGLVRGAVFVGALAGVMVVAACSSPSSRFYTLGVDGSAGDVAAVSARTSSAAPAWLIEVAPVDVPPQVAKNQIVVQTGPTQVKVLEDERWASLPGDEIRRALSTSLTQQLNTIDVYGTARSDSAAVYRVSLNVQRFESWPGSHALIDAVWSVRAVRSNAVMTCRSVVSEPVGGGYDSLVDGHRKALMQVSLQVAAAVRSMVAASGAGAAASQSRGTGAGAGKNAVGAVVVPGCPSEPGTVAAGG, encoded by the coding sequence ATGATGCTTGACCGGCTCCCCCGCTCGACGCGCGGGCTTGTGCGCGGTGCGGTTTTCGTCGGCGCTTTGGCCGGTGTGATGGTGGTGGCGGCGTGTTCGTCGCCGTCTAGCCGGTTTTATACGCTGGGGGTGGATGGGTCGGCGGGGGACGTTGCGGCGGTTAGCGCGCGGACTTCTTCGGCTGCGCCGGCCTGGTTGATCGAGGTCGCGCCGGTTGATGTGCCGCCGCAGGTCGCCAAGAATCAGATAGTCGTGCAGACCGGGCCGACTCAGGTGAAGGTGCTTGAGGATGAGCGGTGGGCTTCACTGCCGGGGGATGAGATTCGGCGGGCTTTGTCGACTAGCCTTACGCAGCAGCTCAATACGATTGATGTGTATGGGACGGCGAGGTCGGATTCGGCTGCGGTTTATCGGGTTAGCTTGAATGTGCAGCGGTTCGAGTCTTGGCCTGGGTCGCATGCGTTGATCGACGCGGTCTGGAGTGTGCGGGCCGTGCGGAGTAATGCGGTGATGACCTGTCGGAGTGTTGTTAGTGAGCCCGTTGGCGGGGGCTATGACTCGCTGGTTGATGGGCATCGGAAAGCCTTGATGCAGGTTTCTTTGCAGGTGGCTGCTGCTGTGCGGAGTATGGTTGCGGCTTCTGGGGCTGGGGCTGCTGCTTCGCAGAGTCGTGGGACTGGGGCTGGGGCTGGTAAGAACGCTGTCGGCGCTGTTGTTGTGCCGGGTTGTCCTTCTGAGCCGGGGACTGTTGCTGCTGGGGGGTGA
- a CDS encoding IS3 family transposase (programmed frameshift) — protein sequence MQRYSAETREWVVQQMMPPFNRAVIELAGATGITTVTLRAWRQSARQAGEFMPGNGKTSDQWSSADKFRVVLETASLSEVETSEYCRRKGIYPEQIRQWREACEQANPPEVKLTLAQRLEVKAQQKRIRELERQLKRADAARAEAAALLNLRKKAGRDLGQGRGRLISRPDRDEAMQLIDEAVQQGARRALACEQLGISVRSVQRWRETRQDGRTLAIREAPPNRLTEAEREAVLEVANRPGYASLTPHQIVPKLADEGVYIASESTFYRILKAAGQGQRRGRAQAPQRRTLTTHCATGPNQVWCWDITWMPSTVRGRYFYWYMMKDIYSRKLVMNEVWEQESAEHAGVLLAKGCLREGIAGRPLVLHSDNGSAMKGATMRAAMIDLGVQPSFSRPRVSNDNAFAESLFRTAKYCPMWPEQSFDTLDAARVWVQRFVQWYNEEHRHSGLKYVSPAQRHRGEANELLARRRALYQTSRQRNPARWSGAIRNWHLADSVYLNPERTQASADMYKHAA from the exons ATGCAACGCTATTCAGCAGAGACGCGGGAATGGGTAGTCCAACAGATGATGCCGCCGTTCAATCGTGCGGTCATCGAGCTGGCGGGAGCGACGGGCATCACGACGGTGACGCTACGCGCCTGGCGGCAGAGCGCAAGACAGGCTGGGGAATTCATGCCGGGTAATGGCAAGACAAGCGATCAATGGTCGAGCGCCGACAAGTTCAGGGTGGTGCTGGAGACGGCGTCGCTGAGCGAGGTGGAGACTTCAGAGTACTGCCGCAGGAAGGGCATCTATCCGGAGCAGATCCGGCAGTGGCGCGAGGCGTGCGAGCAGGCCAACCCGCCGGAGGTAAAACTCACGCTGGCCCAGCGCCTGGAAGTGAAGGCCCAGCAGAAACGCATCCGTGAACTGGAGCGTCAGCTCAAGCGCGCCGATGCGGCACGTGCGGAGGCGGCGGCGTTGCTGAACCTGCGAAAAAAAGCCG GACGCGATCTGGGGCAAGGAAGAGGAAGACTGATCAGCCGCCCGGATCGCGATGAAGCCATGCAGTTGATCGACGAAGCGGTGCAGCAGGGCGCGCGCCGTGCCCTTGCGTGTGAGCAGTTGGGGATCAGCGTGCGCAGCGTGCAGCGCTGGCGCGAAACGCGGCAGGATGGCCGGACGCTGGCCATCCGGGAGGCGCCGCCGAACCGGCTGACTGAGGCCGAGCGTGAGGCCGTGCTGGAGGTGGCCAACCGCCCGGGTTATGCGAGTCTGACGCCCCACCAGATCGTGCCGAAACTGGCTGATGAGGGCGTGTATATCGCGTCCGAATCGACGTTCTACCGGATCCTGAAAGCAGCCGGTCAGGGGCAGCGTCGCGGTCGCGCGCAGGCGCCACAACGACGCACGCTCACGACGCATTGCGCCACCGGCCCGAACCAGGTGTGGTGCTGGGATATCACGTGGATGCCCAGCACGGTGCGGGGGCGCTACTTCTACTGGTACATGATGAAGGACATCTACAGCCGCAAGCTGGTGATGAACGAGGTGTGGGAGCAGGAGTCGGCCGAGCACGCGGGCGTGCTGCTGGCCAAGGGGTGTCTGCGCGAAGGCATTGCCGGTCGTCCGCTGGTGCTGCACTCGGATAACGGCAGTGCGATGAAGGGCGCCACGATGCGCGCGGCCATGATTGATCTGGGCGTGCAGCCTTCATTCAGCCGGCCGCGCGTGAGCAACGACAACGCGTTTGCCGAGTCGCTGTTCCGCACGGCGAAGTATTGTCCGATGTGGCCCGAGCAGTCGTTTGATACGCTCGACGCTGCCCGTGTCTGGGTTCAGCGCTTTGTGCAGTGGTACAACGAGGAGCACCGTCACAGTGGCCTGAAATATGTCAGTCCGGCGCAACGGCATCGCGGCGAAGCGAACGAGCTGCTAGCCCGACGGCGTGCACTCTACCAAACCTCGCGCCAGCGCAATCCCGCACGCTGGTCAGGCGCTATCCGCAACTGGCACCTCGCGGATTCGGTCTATCTGAATCCTGAGCGAACCCAGGCTTCGGCCGACATGTATAAGCACGCAGCGTAA
- a CDS encoding site-specific recombinase gives MLTTLTRLLKKWRASRDGGHQLDALLAIANKSAPYADRSEWLIELAHWIRRGREVQQTTNDATTEQTTEQATATPATPRSNPAHTRIRYLLHVLDRNPTWKANVAGILRALLRESDGLSLLCDAGMPVHSGFFGALFERLEASLIPPAPNRRDLTAIVTLMFSADHDAEWIAALPTDLLIRIRALFDYEPDEAETQNTAPFSLDLLAALHNLTCQISSTGLSQIVRSRIGEVDASDTRETSDVRIAMEKQPFYRLTRAMLAVEAAHQSVAAGEPQDKLLHEVNYLRLLLDECRSATDKVFAHLYRNGVSVDIVFQVERMRMRIVRAEHLLNAWMAQDDPHAGARLTAELVNANHASQSVAHLVRSNFSLLARKVVEYSADTGEHYIARDRAEYLKMLRMAAGGGLVTVVTVCVKFAITGVHLQAMLEGLLAGINYAASFLLMHFLHFSLATKQPAMTAPTLARELDGTGTPAGVDSFVSSVMALMRTQAAAILGNVLLVFPVCFGVQLLWHTLFNANIISPEKAHATLHSFSLIGPTPFYAALTGVLLWSSSLIAGWADNWFVLHRVGDALAYNRRLRLTLGAAGAARLAQACRSNVAGVVGNITLGLMLGLMPAILTAFAFTFEVRHVTLSAGSIGVALGVLGKDALKLPELWWAVAGVGSMAILNVAVSFALAFYMAVRSRDLRRNAVRSLRGAIWQRVFQRPQELFWPTKTAPDSK, from the coding sequence ATGCTCACCACGCTAACCCGCTTACTAAAAAAATGGCGAGCCTCCCGCGACGGCGGCCACCAGCTAGACGCACTCCTTGCGATAGCGAACAAATCCGCCCCGTACGCGGACCGCAGCGAATGGTTGATCGAACTCGCCCACTGGATCCGTCGCGGCCGCGAAGTGCAGCAGACCACCAACGACGCGACAACGGAACAAACAACAGAACAGGCAACAGCAACGCCAGCAACACCCCGCTCCAACCCAGCCCACACAAGAATCCGCTACTTACTGCACGTCCTGGACCGCAACCCCACCTGGAAGGCAAATGTCGCGGGCATCCTGCGAGCGCTATTACGCGAAAGCGACGGCCTCTCCTTACTCTGCGACGCCGGCATGCCCGTGCACTCAGGCTTCTTCGGCGCCCTCTTCGAGCGCCTCGAAGCCTCGCTGATCCCACCCGCGCCAAACCGCCGCGACCTGACCGCGATCGTCACGCTGATGTTCAGCGCCGACCACGACGCCGAATGGATCGCAGCCCTCCCCACCGATCTCCTCATCCGCATCCGCGCGCTCTTCGACTACGAACCCGACGAAGCCGAAACACAGAACACCGCCCCGTTCTCCCTCGACCTGCTAGCCGCCCTGCACAACCTGACCTGCCAGATCAGCTCGACCGGCCTATCGCAAATCGTCCGCAGCCGCATCGGCGAAGTTGACGCCAGCGACACCCGCGAAACCAGCGACGTCCGCATCGCGATGGAAAAGCAACCGTTCTACCGCCTCACCCGCGCGATGCTCGCCGTCGAAGCCGCGCATCAATCTGTCGCCGCAGGCGAACCGCAAGACAAGCTTCTGCACGAAGTCAACTACCTGCGCCTGCTGCTCGACGAATGCCGCAGCGCCACCGACAAAGTCTTCGCCCATCTCTACCGAAACGGCGTCAGCGTCGACATCGTGTTCCAGGTCGAGCGGATGCGCATGCGCATCGTGCGCGCCGAGCATCTGCTCAACGCATGGATGGCGCAAGACGACCCGCACGCCGGCGCACGCCTCACCGCCGAACTCGTCAACGCGAATCACGCGAGCCAAAGCGTCGCGCATCTGGTGCGCAGCAATTTCTCGCTGCTAGCGCGCAAAGTCGTCGAGTACAGCGCCGACACCGGCGAACACTACATCGCCCGCGATCGCGCCGAGTATCTGAAGATGCTGCGCATGGCCGCCGGCGGCGGACTCGTCACCGTCGTCACGGTGTGCGTGAAATTCGCCATCACCGGCGTGCATCTGCAAGCCATGCTCGAAGGCCTGCTGGCCGGTATCAACTACGCCGCCAGCTTCCTGCTGATGCACTTCCTGCACTTCTCGCTCGCCACCAAACAACCGGCCATGACGGCGCCGACCCTCGCCCGCGAACTCGACGGCACCGGCACGCCGGCGGGCGTCGACAGCTTCGTGAGTTCGGTGATGGCGCTGATGCGCACGCAGGCCGCCGCCATCCTCGGCAACGTGCTGCTCGTGTTTCCCGTCTGCTTCGGCGTGCAGTTGCTCTGGCACACGCTCTTCAATGCCAACATCATCTCGCCGGAGAAGGCCCACGCCACGCTGCATTCTTTCTCGCTGATCGGACCCACGCCTTTCTACGCCGCGTTGACCGGCGTGCTGCTGTGGTCGTCCAGCCTGATCGCCGGTTGGGCGGACAACTGGTTCGTCCTGCATCGCGTCGGCGATGCGCTCGCCTATAACCGTCGTCTGCGCCTGACGCTCGGCGCAGCGGGAGCGGCGCGTCTCGCGCAGGCTTGCCGCTCGAATGTGGCGGGTGTTGTCGGCAATATCACGCTGGGTCTGATGCTCGGGCTCATGCCGGCGATCCTCACCGCGTTCGCCTTCACCTTCGAAGTGCGTCACGTGACGCTCAGCGCCGGCTCGATCGGTGTTGCGCTCGGCGTGCTCGGCAAGGACGCGTTGAAGCTGCCGGAACTCTGGTGGGCCGTGGCGGGGGTCGGCAGCATGGCGATCCTCAACGTGGCCGTGAGCTTCGCGCTCGCGTTCTACATGGCCGTCCGGTCGCGCGATCTGCGGCGCAACGCGGTGCGCTCGCTGCGTGGCGCGATCTGGCAGCGGGTGTTTCAGCGTCCGCAGGAACTGTTCTGGCCGACGAAAACCGCGCCCGACAGTAAGTAA
- a CDS encoding THUMP domain-containing class I SAM-dependent RNA methyltransferase, whose protein sequence is MSFDFFLPCPRGLEASLAAELAEIAARHINGAQFVAGAQVPGGVHFRGGWAAGMAANLHSRLASRVLLKIAHRPYRSEQDIYALALEQRWEQWFSAKETLRVDVTAIKSPLRSLEFTTLRVKDAICDRLREVSGDRPSIDTATPDVRVFAFLTATECTLYLDTSGDPLFKRGWRLDKGAAPLRENLAAGILRLTGWNAGTPLYDPMCGSGTFLAEAAQVALNIAPGAERRFGFERLKQFEAKTWQPLKAAALDAKHAGRSSRADLQIFGSDISGDMLDKARANFERAGLPNIPLKQVDARGMTSPSSDAGILVANPPYGERIEVRGRNARGEIREGRANREPREDDSFHRAQEEAPDSEFFQLLGDALKQRFTGWHAFILTSDRKLPGQLRLRESTKTPLFNGALECRLFRFDLIAGSVRQRPQQSDTPAE, encoded by the coding sequence ATGTCCTTCGATTTCTTCCTCCCTTGCCCACGCGGCCTTGAAGCTTCGCTCGCGGCCGAACTCGCCGAGATCGCCGCCAGGCACATCAACGGCGCGCAGTTCGTGGCCGGCGCTCAAGTGCCGGGCGGCGTGCATTTCCGCGGAGGCTGGGCTGCCGGCATGGCCGCCAACCTGCATTCGCGACTCGCGAGCCGCGTGCTGCTGAAGATCGCGCATCGTCCGTATCGCAGCGAGCAGGATATTTACGCACTGGCGCTCGAGCAGCGTTGGGAACAGTGGTTCTCAGCCAAAGAAACGCTGCGCGTGGACGTCACCGCGATCAAATCGCCGCTGCGCAGCCTGGAATTCACCACGCTGCGCGTCAAGGACGCGATCTGCGACCGTCTGCGCGAAGTCAGCGGCGACCGGCCGAGCATCGACACCGCCACGCCCGACGTACGCGTGTTCGCGTTCCTCACGGCCACCGAGTGCACGCTTTACCTCGACACCTCCGGCGATCCGCTCTTCAAACGCGGCTGGCGCCTCGACAAGGGCGCGGCGCCGCTGCGTGAGAACCTGGCGGCGGGCATCCTGCGTCTGACCGGCTGGAATGCCGGTACGCCGCTGTACGACCCGATGTGCGGCAGCGGCACGTTCCTCGCGGAAGCCGCGCAAGTCGCGTTGAACATCGCGCCGGGCGCGGAGCGCCGCTTCGGTTTCGAGAGGCTCAAGCAGTTCGAAGCCAAGACCTGGCAGCCGCTGAAGGCCGCCGCGCTCGACGCAAAGCACGCCGGGCGCAGCTCGCGCGCCGATCTGCAGATCTTCGGCAGCGATATTTCCGGCGACATGCTCGACAAGGCGCGCGCCAACTTCGAGCGCGCCGGCTTGCCGAACATCCCGCTCAAACAGGTCGACGCGCGCGGCATGACGTCGCCGTCGTCGGACGCGGGCATTCTGGTCGCCAATCCGCCGTACGGCGAGCGGATCGAAGTGCGTGGTCGCAATGCGCGCGGCGAGATCCGCGAAGGCCGCGCCAATCGTGAGCCCCGCGAAGACGACAGTTTCCATCGCGCTCAGGAAGAAGCGCCGGATAGCGAGTTCTTCCAGTTGCTCGGCGACGCGCTGAAGCAGCGCTTCACCGGCTGGCATGCGTTCATCCTGACGTCGGATCGCAAGTTGCCGGGTCAGTTGCGTTTGCGCGAATCGACCAAAACGCCGCTCTTCAATGGCGCGCTCGAATGCCGGTTGTTCCGCTTCGACCTGATCGCGGGCAGCGTGCGGCAACGGCCGCAACAGAGCGATACGCCGGCGGAGTGA
- a CDS encoding VOC family protein, whose protein sequence is MSNASKVVAWFEIPSVDFDRAVRFYETTFDVKLNVQEVGGRPIAIFGYEEPATGGAIVHNPAMKPTDDGVLVYLNAQPNVDAVLARVEQAGGKTDGPVIKLPQDIGYIAFFTDTEGNRLGLHSRTNG, encoded by the coding sequence ATGTCCAACGCATCCAAGGTTGTTGCCTGGTTCGAAATCCCGTCCGTCGATTTCGACCGCGCTGTCCGCTTTTACGAAACCACGTTCGACGTCAAACTGAACGTGCAGGAAGTCGGCGGCCGTCCGATCGCCATCTTCGGCTACGAAGAGCCGGCCACGGGCGGCGCGATCGTCCACAATCCGGCGATGAAGCCGACCGACGACGGCGTGCTCGTCTATCTGAACGCGCAACCGAACGTCGACGCGGTGCTCGCGCGCGTCGAGCAGGCCGGCGGCAAGACCGACGGTCCGGTGATCAAGCTGCCGCAGGATATCGGCTACATCGCGTTCTTCACCGATACGGAAGGCAACCGCCTCGGTCTGCATTCGCGGACCAACGGTTAA
- a CDS encoding helix-turn-helix transcriptional regulator has translation MRRYHRGTVPVLFYQTPTMTRRADRLFQIAELLRGRRLTTAQQLADWLNISLRTVYRDVRDLQLSGVPIEGEAGIGYRLSRAASLPPLTFTADELAALAAGARMLESWGGSGFASGARGALAKIASAMPADKRAALERLAVFAPSFHIKGDFSTQLDALHRAIDTRHVVGFAYTDASGAASERRVWPLALAYWGARWTLGAWCELRSDFRNFSLEKMQNLQMLEQYPDQEGKRLADLMRHVNAKPR, from the coding sequence ATGCGGCGCTATCATCGCGGGACCGTTCCCGTCCTCTTCTACCAAACACCCACGATGACGCGCCGCGCCGACCGCCTGTTCCAGATCGCCGAACTGCTGCGCGGACGGCGTCTGACCACCGCGCAACAACTCGCCGACTGGCTCAATATTTCGCTACGCACGGTTTATCGCGACGTGCGCGATCTGCAACTGTCGGGCGTGCCGATTGAAGGCGAAGCGGGCATCGGCTACCGTCTGAGCCGTGCGGCGAGTCTGCCGCCGCTCACCTTCACCGCCGACGAACTCGCCGCGCTCGCCGCTGGCGCGCGCATGCTGGAATCGTGGGGCGGCTCAGGCTTCGCGAGCGGCGCGCGTGGCGCGCTGGCGAAGATCGCTTCTGCCATGCCGGCCGATAAACGCGCGGCGCTCGAGCGGCTCGCGGTGTTCGCGCCGTCGTTTCACATTAAAGGGGATTTCTCGACGCAGCTCGACGCGCTGCATCGCGCGATCGACACGCGGCATGTGGTGGGGTTTGCTTATACCGATGCGAGTGGCGCGGCGAGCGAGCGGCGCGTGTGGCCGCTTGCGCTCGCGTATTGGGGCGCGCGCTGGACGCTGGGCGCGTGGTGCGAGTTGCGCAGCGACTTTCGCAATTTCAGCCTGGAGAAGATGCAGAACCTTCAGATGCTCGAACAGTATCCGGATCAGGAAGGGAAGAGGTTGGCGGATTTGATGCGGCATGTGAATGCGAAGCCGCGGTAG
- a CDS encoding NAD(P)(+) transhydrogenase (Re/Si-specific) subunit beta: MSLNVVTLLYLVASVCFIQALKGLSNPKTARIGNTFGMVGMAIAIVTTLALIVKQANALGSNLGLGLGLLLVALVIGGAIGAFVAARVEMTKMPELVAAMHSLIGLAAVCIAYAVVSEPSAFGLVDPDNMTPGFLPYGNRVELFIGTFVGAITFSGSVIAFGKLSGKYKFRLFQGAPVVYGGQHLINLMLALAMLGFGVIFFLTQSWLPFIIMTLIAFVLGVLIIIPIGGADMPVVVSMLNSYSGWAAAGIGFSLNNPMLIIAGSLVGSSGAILSYIMCRAMNRSFFNVILGGFGNEAGAAAAGGSAEQRPVKSGSADDASFMLGNAETVVIVPGYGLAVARAQHALKELTDKLVEKGIDVKYAIHPVAGRMPGHMNVLLAEAEVPYDMVFEMDDINGEFGQVDVVLVLGANDVVNPAAKTDPKSVIAGMPIIEAYKARTVIVNKRSMAAGYAGLDNDLFYMDKTMMVFGDAKKVIEDMVKAVE, encoded by the coding sequence ATGAGTCTGAACGTCGTCACGCTGCTTTATCTGGTTGCGTCCGTCTGTTTCATTCAGGCGCTCAAGGGGCTGTCGAATCCGAAGACGGCGCGCATTGGGAATACTTTCGGTATGGTCGGGATGGCGATCGCGATCGTCACGACTCTCGCGCTGATCGTCAAGCAGGCGAATGCGCTTGGGTCGAATCTCGGGCTCGGGCTGGGACTATTGCTGGTCGCGTTGGTGATCGGCGGTGCGATCGGCGCGTTCGTCGCGGCGCGCGTCGAGATGACCAAGATGCCAGAACTGGTCGCGGCCATGCACTCGCTGATCGGTCTCGCCGCCGTGTGTATTGCGTATGCGGTGGTGTCGGAGCCGTCGGCGTTTGGTCTGGTCGATCCGGACAATATGACGCCGGGGTTCCTGCCGTACGGCAATCGCGTCGAGTTGTTTATCGGCACGTTCGTCGGCGCGATTACGTTCTCCGGATCGGTGATCGCGTTCGGCAAGCTGTCGGGCAAGTACAAGTTCCGGTTGTTTCAGGGCGCGCCGGTTGTGTATGGCGGTCAGCATCTGATCAACCTGATGCTCGCACTCGCGATGCTCGGCTTCGGCGTCATCTTCTTCCTCACGCAGTCGTGGTTGCCGTTCATCATCATGACGCTCATCGCGTTCGTGCTCGGCGTGCTGATCATCATCCCGATCGGCGGCGCGGATATGCCGGTGGTCGTGTCGATGCTGAACTCGTATTCGGGCTGGGCGGCGGCGGGCATCGGCTTCTCGCTGAACAATCCGATGCTGATTATCGCGGGTTCGCTGGTGGGGTCGTCGGGCGCGATTCTGTCGTACATCATGTGTCGCGCGATGAACCGGTCGTTCTTCAATGTGATTCTCGGTGGCTTCGGGAATGAGGCGGGTGCGGCGGCGGCAGGTGGGTCGGCGGAACAGCGTCCGGTGAAATCCGGTTCGGCCGACGATGCCTCGTTCATGCTCGGCAATGCGGAAACCGTCGTGATCGTGCCGGGTTATGGGCTGGCGGTGGCGCGGGCGCAGCATGCGTTGAAGGAGTTGACCGACAAGCTGGTCGAGAAGGGTATCGATGTGAAGTACGCGATTCACCCGGTGGCCGGACGGATGCCGGGGCACATGAATGTGCTGCTCGCGGAAGCCGAAGTGCCGTACGACATGGTGTTCGAAATGGACGACATCAACGGCGAGTTCGGTCAGGTCGATGTGGTGCTGGTGCTCGGCGCGAACGACGTGGTGAACCCGGCCGCGAAGACCGATCCGAAGTCGGTGATTGCGGGGATGCCGATTATCGAGGCGTATAAGGCGCGCACGGTCATCGTGAACAAACGGTCGATGGCGGCGGGTTATGCCGGGCTCGACAACGATTTGTTCTATATGGACAAGACGATGATGGTGTTCGGGGATGCGAAGAAGGTGATCGAGGATATGGTGAAGGCGGTGGAATAA
- a CDS encoding NAD(P) transhydrogenase subunit alpha: MEVINHTVINLIIFVLAIYVGYHVVWNVTPALHTPLMAVTNAISAIVIVGAMLAAGLTVGDTGKFFGTLAVGLAAVNVFGGFLVTRRMLEMFRKKEPKKLVAAKTAKENA; encoded by the coding sequence ATGGAAGTCATCAACCACACCGTCATCAACCTGATCATCTTCGTGCTGGCGATTTACGTCGGCTACCACGTCGTCTGGAACGTCACGCCCGCGCTGCACACGCCGCTGATGGCCGTGACCAATGCGATCTCGGCGATCGTGATCGTCGGCGCGATGCTCGCGGCCGGCCTGACGGTCGGCGATACGGGCAAGTTCTTCGGCACGCTCGCCGTCGGGCTCGCGGCGGTCAACGTATTCGGCGGCTTTCTCGTCACCAGGCGAATGCTGGAGATGTTCCGCAAGAAAGAGCCGAAGAAGCTCGTCGCAGCCAAGACGGCCAAGGAGAACGCGTAA
- a CDS encoding Re/Si-specific NAD(P)(+) transhydrogenase subunit alpha, producing the protein MHIGVPAETRAHETRVAATPETVKKYVTQGHRVTIQSGAGTGASFPDEAFTAAGAEIVDAATAFAADLVLKVQSPTDAELPLLKRGATLVGMLDPFNAENSAKLAAAGVTAFALEAAPRTTRAQSLDVLSSQANIAGYKAVLLAATLYPRFMPMLMTAAGTVKAARVLILGAGVAGLQAIATAKRLGAVIEASDVRPAVKEQIESLGAKFLDVPYETDEEREAAQGVGGYARPMPPSWLARQSALVHERAKQADVVISTALIPGRAAPTLISVDTVQAMKPGSVLVDLAAGRGAEYEGQRGGNCPLTVADQVVIKHGVQIVGYTNLASMVPADASSLYARNLLDFLKLIVTKEGALNIDLADDIVAATLLARDGEVTRKT; encoded by the coding sequence ATGCACATCGGAGTGCCAGCCGAGACGCGCGCGCACGAAACCCGCGTCGCCGCGACGCCCGAAACGGTCAAGAAGTATGTGACCCAGGGCCACCGGGTCACGATCCAGAGCGGCGCCGGTACCGGCGCAAGCTTTCCTGACGAAGCCTTTACGGCCGCCGGCGCTGAAATCGTCGACGCCGCTACAGCGTTCGCCGCCGACCTCGTTCTCAAAGTCCAGTCTCCCACCGACGCCGAACTGCCGCTGCTCAAGCGCGGCGCGACGCTGGTCGGCATGCTCGATCCGTTTAACGCCGAAAACTCGGCCAAACTGGCTGCGGCCGGTGTGACCGCGTTCGCTCTGGAAGCCGCGCCGCGTACCACGCGCGCGCAGAGTCTCGACGTGCTGTCGTCGCAGGCGAACATCGCCGGATACAAGGCGGTGTTGTTGGCGGCGACGCTTTATCCGCGCTTCATGCCGATGCTGATGACGGCCGCCGGCACCGTGAAAGCGGCGCGCGTGCTGATTCTCGGCGCGGGTGTGGCCGGTTTGCAGGCGATCGCGACCGCCAAGCGCCTGGGCGCGGTGATCGAAGCGTCGGACGTGCGGCCGGCCGTGAAGGAGCAGATTGAATCGCTCGGCGCCAAGTTTCTCGACGTGCCTTATGAAACCGACGAAGAACGCGAAGCCGCGCAAGGCGTCGGCGGATATGCGCGGCCGATGCCGCCGTCGTGGCTTGCGCGTCAGTCGGCTTTAGTTCATGAACGCGCGAAGCAGGCCGACGTGGTGATCTCCACCGCGCTGATTCCGGGCCGCGCCGCGCCGACGCTGATCTCGGTCGACACCGTGCAGGCGATGAAACCGGGCTCGGTGCTGGTGGACCTTGCCGCTGGACGCGGCGCGGAATACGAAGGCCAGCGCGGCGGCAACTGCCCGTTGACCGTGGCGGATCAGGTGGTCATCAAACATGGCGTGCAGATCGTCGGCTATACGAATCTGGCGTCGATGGTGCCCGCCGATGCTTCGTCCCTCTACGCGCGCAACCTGCTCGACTTCCTGAAGCTGATCGTCACGAAGGAAGGCGCGTTGAATATCGATCTCGCGGACGACATCGTCGCGGCCACGCTGCTGGCCCGCGATGGCGAAGTCACGCGCAAGACCTGA
- a CDS encoding NUDIX hydrolase, translating to MKPESWLPHVTVAAIVERDGRFLLVEEHTVDGLRLNQPAGHLEAGETLLNAVIRETLEETAHPFAPEALVGMYMTHFERPGSEGVTYLRFTYCGTSGEPDPARALDPDIVRTLWMSADELRACPERHRTPLVMQCVDDYLAGRRFPLDFVQTHSVGQKR from the coding sequence ATGAAACCGGAATCCTGGCTGCCGCACGTCACCGTTGCGGCTATCGTCGAGCGTGACGGGCGTTTCCTGCTGGTCGAGGAACATACCGTCGACGGTCTGCGCCTGAACCAGCCCGCCGGCCATCTGGAGGCGGGAGAAACGCTGCTGAACGCGGTGATCCGCGAAACGCTCGAAGAAACCGCCCACCCATTCGCGCCCGAGGCGCTGGTCGGCATGTACATGACGCATTTCGAGCGGCCCGGTAGCGAAGGCGTGACGTATCTGCGCTTCACCTACTGCGGCACGAGCGGCGAACCGGACCCGGCGCGCGCGCTCGACCCCGACATTGTCCGCACGCTGTGGATGAGCGCCGACGAATTGCGCGCGTGTCCCGAGCGGCACCGCACGCCTCTGGTCATGCAGTGCGTCGACGATTACCTCGCGGGCCGGCGTTTTCCGCTCGATTTCGTGCAGACGCATTCGGTCGGGCAAAAACGGTAG